CTATCTGGAGCGGGCCGCGAACGCCTTGCGTGGCCACGGTCAAGCCGTCGATGACGGCCTGTTGCAGTACCTGTCGCCGCTCGGCTGGGAGCACATCAACCTGACCGGCGATTACCTCTGGCGCAGCAGCGCCAAGATCGGCGCGGGCAAGTTCAGGCCGCTACGGCCGCTGCAACCGGCTTAGCGTGCTTTATTTTCCGTTTTCTGAGACGACCCCTTCATGGGCCGAGCACGATAGGTCGCCCCGTTGACCTTCCACTTCGGCAGCGCGCACACGCGGCGGCCGTCCGAGTCGAACTCGATCCAGCTCTTTTCCGAGACCTCGACCCCAGCGACGGGGTTCGTGCAGAGCTCCTCACGCTCGGCGTCGGTCTTCGGTTCCTCATTCGACATCGGGGATACCCATTTGCCCGGCGCCATCGGTGCCGGCGGTGCGCTTGCGCTCTGAGCGAACGACTCGGTTGTGAGCAAAGGGAGGAGGAAAAGGGGGCCGATTGCGACGCGCAGACAAATGTTCACGGCTTCTCCTGCTCCAGTCGGTGGATTGTTGACCGATGAACGCCGAGCGAGGCGGCGATTTCCCGTGCCGACATCCCCTCGGCCCTGAGGCGTTTCACCAAACGCGCCTGATCACCGCTCAGGGCCGGCGGCCGACCAAACCGCACGCCCCTCGCCCTTGCGGCCGTGCGACCTTCACCGGTTCGTTCAGCAATCAAGGATCGCTCGAACTCTGCGATACCCGCAAAAATTGTCAAGACCATGCGACCCGCCGGCGTGGTCGTGTCTGCCCATGGCTCGGCCAGGGACCGGAGGCCGGCTCCGGCCGTCGACAAGCGCTCCGAGATGTCGAGAAGATCGCGGGTGGAGCGTGCCAGCCGGTCGAGGCGCATCACAGTGACCACATCGCCCACCCGCAATTGGCCCAGCATGGCCTCGAGCTGGGGCCGCGCACGGACCGCGCCGCTGACCTTCTCCTCGAAGATGCGCTCGCAGCCGGCTGCCTGCAGCGCCGTGTGTTGTCGGGTCAGATCCTGGTCGTCGGTCGAGACGCGGGCATATCCGATGCGCATGAGAAGGCCTGTCGCAAAACTTGTCGCAGAGATGATCCATTCTGCGACTGATTTTTGCAACGCTGAAGCCGAGGCGGATCGGGAGGGGCGAGGGTGTCGCAAAAATTAGGAGTTGCGCAACTTTCGCAGCGCCCTGCAGCTCCAATCAAAAAGAGCTCGCTTCCAAAAATAGAACATATAAAGAACATATCTTGTGGCTCGTCACGTTACAGGGCACAATCCACTCACAGAGCTGCGAGGGCGGTGAAGCAGATGGCAACGAGCGCGACTATGAAAGCCCCGCCCCATCCGGGTGAGTTCGTGAAGACCGAGATCATTGAACCTCTGGGCCTTTCCGTCACCGACGCAGCGCAAGCTCTCTGCGTAACGAGGCCATCATTGTCCAAACTGCTGAACGGTCGCGCGCACCTCTCGCCAGACATGGCTTTGCGGATCGAGAAGGCGTTCGGCGCCTCCATGGAGGCGCTGATGCAGATGCAGAATCGTTTTGATGTTGCCGAGGCGAGGAAGAGAGCAAAGGATATTAACGTTCCCCCCTTCAAAGGAAGAACGCTGCACGCGCAAGCAGGCCAGCGTAGGGGGCCCGGGGCATGACAAAAATAAAGGACAGTTTGCGCAGCGAAAGCGATTTGGTCGCCGCTGCTCTTGCCCTCGGAGCCGCGGTCGCCGGCGGCCCGCTGGCCGCAGCCGAAGTCACGCTCGGAAAATCGGCGTCGAAAGCCACCTTGCGAAAGGCCACCGTTACATCTTTGAAAGATGCCATTCTTGCGGGGGAAGACCCCCTTGGGGATGCGTTTTCTATCCTGCGTTCCGCCGAGGAGAGACGGGAGAACGGGGCGACCTATACCCCAGCCGCGATCGTCCAGACGATGGTGGATTGGGCCGCCGCCACGCGCAAGGCCAGCCGGATTGTAGACCCGGGTGTAGGATCGGCGCGGTTCCTCACTCGCGCCGCTGCAGCCTTTCCGAATGCGGAGTTGGTCGGGATCGATGTTGATCCGCTCGCCACGCTGATGGCCCGCGCCAACCTAGCCGTCGCCGGAGCCGGGGATCGAGCGCGGGTAATCCTCGGGGATTACCGCAGTTTCTCCGAGCGCGTCGACGGCAGCACGCTATACATCGGCAACCCGCCCTATGTTCGGCATCATCAGATCGCGCCCAAATGGAAAGATTGGCTAGCTGTCGAATCCTCGAAGCTCGGTCTGACGGCCAGCAAGCTTGCGGGCCTGCATGTGTATTTCTTCCTTGCAACAACCTGTAGCGCCAAGCCTAAGGATTTTGGCGCCTTCATCACCGCCGCCGAATGGCTGGATGTAAATTATGGCGCGCTAGTGCGTTCCCTCATGTTGGGTGGGCTTGGGGGAAAGAGCGTCACGGTGATCGATCCTGCAGCGCAGCCTTTCCCTGATGCCGCGACGACGGCCTCGATCACAACTTTTGAGATCGGCGCCAAACCCACGTCCCTTTATTTCCGCCGGATCGACGACCTTGACGCGCTAGATGAGCTCGGCAAGGGCCGCAAGGTTCACCGGGATCGTCTGGCAAACGAAGGGCGTTGGTCCCATCTGACCCGCGCAGCCGAGAAGCCGCCCGAGGGCTTCGTCGAACTGGGCGAACTGTGCCGTGTGCACAGGGGAGCTGTGACAGGCGCGAATGATGTGTGGATTGCCGGCCCTCATAGCGTCGGCTTGCCCGAATCCGTCCTGTTCCCGACGATCACCCGAGCGCGCGAGGTGCTGGACTCCGGCGGTCTTCTCACAGACTCCGCCCGACTGCGCTGCGTCATTGACCTTCCAGCCGATCTCGACGAACTCGATACGTCCGAGCGCGACGCGGTGACGAAGTTCCTGAAGGTGGCGCGTGCAATGGGCGCAAATACAGGATACGTCGCCAGCCACCGCAAGGCGTGGTGGTCAGTGGGCCTCCGCGCGGCTGCGCCGATCATTTCGACCTACATGGCGCGGCGCCCGCCCGGCTTTGTCATCAACAAGGCGGATGCCCGGCACATCAACATCGCGCATGGCCTATATCCGCGCGATCCTCTTACCGAGAAGGCGAAGAAGGCGCTCGTTGACTACCTTCAGGTCAATATCTCACAGCGTTCCGGGCGCACCTACGCCGGTGGCCTGACCAAGTTCGAGCCTCGTGAAATGGAGCGCCTTATTGTGCCGGGTCCGGCGCTATTGTCTGCCGGAGCCGCATTGTGATCGATCCGCCTATTTGGAGCAACGAACAGCTCGAAGCCGACCGTGTCAAATCCAGCGCCGCCTTCTCGAAGGAACGTCTCGAAGAGCCGCTGGAGGATTATCTTGAAGCTTTCGACGAGTACCAGGGTTACGTCGAAGAAATACTAGAAACGACCGTCGACCTATCTGACCTTGAGGCATCTGCGCTTGACGTTCTGGGCGACGCTCGCCTTCTGGAGGCATTTCGTTACCTTGCTGCGCCGCCGATCTCGCAGGACGACCTCAAGGTCTTGGCTGATGCGCAATCTCTG
The nucleotide sequence above comes from Xanthobacter flavus. Encoded proteins:
- a CDS encoding recombinase family protein, which translates into the protein MRIGYARVSTDDQDLTRQHTALQAAGCERIFEEKVSGAVRARPQLEAMLGQLRVGDVVTVMRLDRLARSTRDLLDISERLSTAGAGLRSLAEPWADTTTPAGRMVLTIFAGIAEFERSLIAERTGEGRTAARARGVRFGRPPALSGDQARLVKRLRAEGMSAREIAASLGVHRSTIHRLEQEKP
- a CDS encoding HigA family addiction module antitoxin, coding for MATSATMKAPPHPGEFVKTEIIEPLGLSVTDAAQALCVTRPSLSKLLNGRAHLSPDMALRIEKAFGASMEALMQMQNRFDVAEARKRAKDINVPPFKGRTLHAQAGQRRGPGA
- a CDS encoding N-6 DNA methylase; its protein translation is MTKIKDSLRSESDLVAAALALGAAVAGGPLAAAEVTLGKSASKATLRKATVTSLKDAILAGEDPLGDAFSILRSAEERRENGATYTPAAIVQTMVDWAAATRKASRIVDPGVGSARFLTRAAAAFPNAELVGIDVDPLATLMARANLAVAGAGDRARVILGDYRSFSERVDGSTLYIGNPPYVRHHQIAPKWKDWLAVESSKLGLTASKLAGLHVYFFLATTCSAKPKDFGAFITAAEWLDVNYGALVRSLMLGGLGGKSVTVIDPAAQPFPDAATTASITTFEIGAKPTSLYFRRIDDLDALDELGKGRKVHRDRLANEGRWSHLTRAAEKPPEGFVELGELCRVHRGAVTGANDVWIAGPHSVGLPESVLFPTITRAREVLDSGGLLTDSARLRCVIDLPADLDELDTSERDAVTKFLKVARAMGANTGYVASHRKAWWSVGLRAAAPIISTYMARRPPGFVINKADARHINIAHGLYPRDPLTEKAKKALVDYLQVNISQRSGRTYAGGLTKFEPREMERLIVPGPALLSAGAAL